One window of the Carnobacterium maltaromaticum DSM 20342 genome contains the following:
- a CDS encoding ABC transporter ATP-binding protein: MEENKSEWLKSIPVKEQVAIVKRMFVFAKPFKKQFFIAIFFGVILAIINILLPRILQIFMDSYLTPRKATTEIIITFASIYFAVTLAKIVVWFCQMYIFNMAAEKTVQNIRNQLFEKLHTLGMRYFDQTPAGSIVSRVTNDTETIKEFWAVFLTVLQGLFAIISAFTAMFLLNSQIAMWCLLFLPILMVVVWYYQHFSSKVYRGMREKLSQLNTKLNESISGMGIIQQFRQEKRLQAEFNETNNDYFQSRISMVKINALLLGPIISLLYTFSLAVILGFFGYNALTEPVSIGVVYAFISYTQSFFNPMTNMMDYLSIFQDGIVSSSRVLKVMDETSLTPQQDSLATGEIQDAEIEFKHVSFSYDGEHDVLTDISFTAKPGETVALVGHTGSGKSSIINVLLRFYEFNRGDILIDGKSIKEYPITEIREKMGLVLQDSFLFYGDIKRNIRLMNQTITDYQIEEAARFVQADSFIEELPGQYNAKVIERGASYSSGQRQLISFARTIVTDPKILVLDEATANIDTETETLIQEGLKKMRQGRTTIAIAHRLSTIRDANLILVLDHGKIIERGTHEELIELGGIYYDMYRLQNSENATG; encoded by the coding sequence GTGGAAGAAAATAAATCAGAGTGGTTAAAGTCAATTCCAGTCAAAGAACAAGTCGCCATTGTAAAAAGAATGTTTGTTTTTGCTAAACCATTTAAGAAACAGTTTTTTATTGCTATCTTTTTCGGAGTTATTTTAGCGATTATTAACATTTTATTGCCTCGTATTTTACAAATTTTTATGGATAGTTATTTAACGCCAAGAAAAGCTACAACAGAGATAATTATTACTTTTGCAAGCATTTATTTTGCAGTAACTTTAGCAAAAATAGTTGTTTGGTTTTGTCAGATGTATATTTTTAATATGGCAGCTGAAAAAACAGTTCAAAATATTCGTAATCAATTATTTGAAAAACTGCATACACTAGGAATGCGTTATTTTGATCAAACTCCAGCAGGATCAATTGTTTCAAGAGTAACAAATGACACTGAAACGATTAAAGAATTTTGGGCGGTCTTTTTAACAGTATTACAAGGTCTATTTGCTATTATTTCCGCATTTACAGCGATGTTCTTGTTGAATAGTCAAATTGCTATGTGGTGCTTACTTTTCTTGCCAATTTTAATGGTAGTTGTATGGTATTACCAACATTTTAGTTCGAAAGTATATCGTGGTATGCGTGAAAAACTAAGCCAATTAAATACAAAATTAAATGAGTCTATTTCAGGCATGGGAATTATTCAGCAGTTTCGTCAGGAAAAAAGACTACAAGCTGAATTTAATGAAACGAATAACGACTATTTTCAATCAAGAATTTCGATGGTTAAAATTAACGCGTTGTTACTAGGACCAATTATTAGCTTGCTTTATACGTTTTCTCTTGCAGTTATTCTAGGCTTTTTTGGATATAATGCACTGACAGAGCCTGTTAGTATTGGTGTGGTTTATGCATTTATTTCATACACTCAAAGTTTTTTTAATCCAATGACAAATATGATGGATTATTTAAGCATTTTTCAAGATGGGATTGTTTCAAGTAGCCGTGTGTTAAAAGTAATGGATGAAACAAGCCTAACTCCTCAACAAGACTCACTCGCTACAGGTGAAATTCAGGATGCTGAGATTGAATTTAAGCATGTGAGTTTTTCATATGACGGCGAGCACGATGTGTTAACAGATATTAGTTTTACAGCAAAACCTGGTGAAACGGTCGCTTTAGTCGGTCATACTGGGAGTGGAAAAAGCTCGATAATTAATGTATTATTACGCTTTTATGAATTTAATCGAGGAGATATTTTAATTGATGGAAAATCCATTAAAGAGTATCCGATTACAGAAATACGTGAAAAAATGGGCTTAGTATTACAAGATTCTTTCTTGTTTTATGGAGATATTAAACGTAATATTCGCTTAATGAATCAAACGATTACGGACTATCAAATTGAAGAGGCTGCTCGTTTTGTTCAAGCAGATAGTTTTATAGAAGAGTTGCCCGGGCAATACAATGCAAAAGTTATTGAGCGTGGTGCCAGTTATTCTAGTGGTCAACGTCAGCTGATTTCATTTGCCAGAACAATTGTAACGGATCCGAAAATTTTAGTATTGGATGAAGCAACGGCTAATATTGATACGGAGACCGAAACATTAATTCAAGAAGGCCTTAAAAAAATGCGACAAGGTCGGACTACGATTGCGATTGCTCATCGTCTGTCAACAATTCGCGATGCAAATTTAATTCTTGTTTTAGATCATGGAAAAATTATTGAACGTGGAACTCATGAAGAACTAATTGAATTAGGTGGTATATATTATGATATGTATCGCTTGCAAAATAGTGAAAATGCAACTGGTTAA
- a CDS encoding NADH:flavin oxidoreductase/NADH oxidase: MVNLDHSFSIKGLTLKNRIVMAPMCQYSVEKEDGKPNDWHFVHYVSRAVGGVGLILIEMTDVEPDGRITNNDLGLWTDEQIPAFKKIIDEVHRQGAKIGIQIAHAGRKAQDTEEPVGATNQPIEDGVSRRGVPRALTTEEVGAMVDKYKDAARRAVEAGVDTIEIHGAHGYLIHQFISPLVNTREDQYGQDLARFPVEIIKAVKSVMPDDMPLLMRLSAIEYVENGYDIQHSLEIAKKCQEAGVDVFHISSGGEGTPGTLKPGNYPGYQVPMARKYREMLNVPVIAVGKLESPELAEAVIANQDADLVAIGRGLLDDPYWGIHALKKIGKSVVPPKQYERGIR, translated from the coding sequence ATGGTGAATTTAGATCATTCATTTTCAATTAAAGGGTTAACCTTAAAAAATAGAATTGTTATGGCTCCAATGTGTCAATATTCAGTCGAAAAAGAAGATGGTAAACCAAATGACTGGCATTTTGTGCATTATGTTTCTCGTGCGGTTGGTGGTGTCGGCTTAATTTTAATAGAAATGACGGATGTTGAACCTGATGGTCGAATTACAAATAATGATTTAGGTTTATGGACAGATGAACAGATACCAGCTTTCAAAAAAATAATTGATGAAGTCCATCGTCAAGGAGCTAAAATTGGTATTCAAATTGCCCACGCAGGTCGTAAGGCACAAGATACAGAGGAACCTGTTGGAGCAACTAATCAACCAATCGAAGATGGCGTCTCTCGACGTGGTGTACCTAGAGCATTAACAACTGAAGAGGTTGGTGCTATGGTGGATAAATACAAAGATGCAGCTAGAAGAGCCGTTGAAGCTGGGGTAGATACGATTGAAATTCATGGAGCTCATGGTTACTTAATTCATCAGTTTATCTCGCCTTTGGTGAATACCCGTGAGGATCAATACGGGCAGGACTTAGCTAGATTTCCAGTTGAAATTATTAAGGCTGTCAAAAGTGTTATGCCAGATGATATGCCATTGCTTATGCGTCTTTCAGCAATTGAGTACGTTGAAAATGGCTACGATATTCAACACTCTCTTGAAATAGCTAAAAAATGTCAAGAAGCGGGTGTTGATGTATTTCATATTTCAAGTGGTGGAGAAGGGACTCCAGGAACTTTAAAACCAGGTAATTATCCAGGTTACCAAGTTCCAATGGCTAGGAAATATCGTGAAATGCTAAATGTACCTGTGATTGCGGTAGGAAAATTAGAGAGTCCTGAACTTGCTGAAGCGGTTATTGCCAATCAAGATGCTGATTTAGTTGCGATTGGAAGAGGTTTGCTAGATGATCCTTACTGGGGAATCCATGCTTTGAAAAAAATAGGCAAATCAGTTGTACCTCCTAAACAGTATGAACGTGGTATTCGCTAA
- a CDS encoding lysophospholipid acyltransferase family protein, translating to MFYRFIRQVARFVVFLLNGNARYTNKERLPKEEAYILVGPHRTWFDPIYFALAGTPTIFSFMAKQELFKNPILRWILVHANAFPVDRENPGPSVIKKPVKFLKEGNLSLIMFPSGTRHSNDLKGGAATIAKLSGAPIVPAVFQGPLTIKGLLSRKRVTVNFGEPIYLDKKVKLTKETLKDIEDQMQAAFDQLDAEIDPNYKYEAK from the coding sequence GTGTTCTATCGATTTATACGTCAGGTAGCTCGATTTGTAGTTTTTCTCCTTAATGGAAATGCACGCTACACGAATAAAGAGCGCCTACCTAAAGAAGAAGCTTATATTTTAGTTGGTCCCCATAGAACTTGGTTTGATCCAATCTATTTTGCCTTAGCAGGAACTCCAACTATTTTTTCATTTATGGCCAAACAAGAATTATTTAAGAATCCCATTTTACGTTGGATTTTGGTCCATGCCAATGCTTTCCCTGTCGATCGAGAAAATCCAGGACCAAGTGTAATCAAAAAACCAGTTAAGTTTTTAAAAGAGGGCAATCTAAGCTTAATTATGTTCCCAAGTGGAACACGCCATTCAAACGATTTGAAAGGTGGAGCCGCAACAATTGCTAAGCTAAGCGGCGCTCCAATCGTTCCAGCTGTATTCCAAGGTCCCTTAACCATTAAAGGACTACTTTCTAGAAAACGTGTAACTGTCAATTTTGGTGAACCTATTTATTTAGATAAGAAAGTAAAATTAACCAAAGAAACACTGAAAGACATTGAAGATCAAATGCAAGCAGCTTTTGATCAGTTAGATGCAGAAATTGATCCAAACTATAAGTATGAAGCTAAATAA
- a CDS encoding exonuclease SbcCD subunit D codes for MKFIHTADWHIGKKIHGFQLLKEQREVFEQMLEVAIREEVDAIVVAGDLYDRAVPPSEAVALLNQLFVELNIENRFPILAISGNHDSPTRLETGGPWYQTLNFHLHTKISQSLKPIVIGNTQFFLLPYFEPIDARLYFKDETLVTHELAAKRVVEEMEKQFNSEYNQVLVAHLFVAGSLRTESETEVMVGGLDQVSASIFNAFDYVALGHLHDPNATRHAKLQYSGTLLKFSISEANQQKGFKLIELSDEGELTNQFFPVSPEKELRVLEGFFADLIEPTYYEAQKRDDFIYVQLKDTKMIPDAMNRLREIYPNVLGMERLDRSGLMATMNLTTREKLKTKDPSELFKDYYEEVMGEALSSKQETLLNELLQNLDVTNKGGRN; via the coding sequence ATGAAATTTATTCATACTGCAGATTGGCATATTGGAAAGAAAATTCATGGTTTTCAATTGTTAAAAGAGCAACGCGAAGTTTTTGAGCAAATGCTAGAAGTGGCTATACGTGAGGAAGTAGATGCTATTGTTGTAGCAGGTGATTTGTATGATCGTGCGGTTCCACCTAGTGAAGCAGTGGCATTGTTAAATCAATTATTTGTTGAACTAAATATTGAAAATCGTTTCCCTATTTTAGCTATTTCTGGAAATCATGATAGCCCAACCCGATTAGAAACTGGAGGACCATGGTACCAAACCCTAAATTTTCATCTTCATACAAAAATTAGTCAGAGCCTCAAACCAATTGTGATTGGGAATACTCAGTTTTTTTTATTGCCTTACTTTGAACCTATAGATGCTCGTCTCTATTTTAAAGATGAGACACTAGTTACTCATGAATTAGCGGCTAAACGGGTCGTTGAAGAAATGGAGAAGCAGTTTAATTCGGAGTATAATCAGGTATTGGTGGCGCATTTATTTGTGGCTGGGAGTTTACGGACAGAATCTGAAACTGAAGTGATGGTTGGGGGATTGGATCAAGTATCTGCAAGTATTTTTAATGCTTTTGACTACGTTGCCCTCGGACATTTACATGATCCAAATGCAACTAGACATGCTAAATTACAATATTCGGGTACCTTGTTAAAGTTTTCAATCTCGGAAGCGAATCAGCAAAAAGGCTTCAAATTAATTGAACTTTCCGATGAGGGCGAACTGACCAATCAATTTTTCCCTGTTTCTCCTGAAAAAGAACTTCGAGTACTTGAAGGTTTTTTTGCTGATTTGATTGAACCAACCTATTATGAAGCACAAAAAAGAGATGATTTTATTTATGTTCAGCTAAAAGATACAAAAATGATTCCTGATGCAATGAATCGTTTGCGGGAAATTTATCCGAATGTATTAGGAATGGAACGTTTGGACCGCAGTGGTTTAATGGCAACTATGAATTTGACTACTCGTGAAAAATTAAAAACAAAGGATCCAAGTGAACTATTTAAAGACTACTATGAAGAAGTAATGGGTGAAGCACTATCAAGTAAGCAGGAAACCTTATTAAACGAGTTGTTACAAAATTTAGATGTGACAAACAAAGGAGGAAGAAATTGA
- a CDS encoding SbcC/MukB-like Walker B domain-containing protein has protein sequence MKPIKLNLQAFGPYLNETIDFSSFYEHHIFLIAGKTGAGKTTLFDAMSYALFGKTNGLNREPKEMRSTFAKPSEETKVVFTFSAQNKVYQIERIPEQVLAKKRGDGVREVKAKATITIFDEFGKELNHFTKTTEVNQIVEEVVQLEDEQFRQIIMLPQGDFRRFLNANSNEKEKILRKLFGTEPYRLFSEKLKEQKKLISVAIKDQEKELITTLQHARWVTELPEILELGQARGKKELSYLKEQQENMHNQLQKNEKRIQLLKEEENKRQLELQKVQAEILLFNEKEQLYSQQNIHKSATERITTLKEKLNKLKEAELIQPLLVRQLELKNELAELATEVHSLEDQKKLAEKEQNYWETLYQEKLAESPEQERREMKLIELKQQKIVLDGYSRVRQEAERLAEKINLLDREKVACGNQLQEKQKQEMAIVQKLDQLKEVEQQLNQLDKEQTRVQTIDQKLVEFSQIEEKIQQLKNQEITVRDSLLLAEEKVAETEKNYLKAKSDWAKIQIRRLALDLEDGAPCPVCGSVEHPYLHSQVEDMDEFETMSQAENQLDFWENELTTVKETVASFKTRIEGLHEQLADSESQLEKRMENDPLATRLEKSSLDQLKKEVKVQLEKIETQIMELKQQHSKETELLEEQNKLKSFIEKKSAELNIIEQDYQNVWQEQLEKKGELTQIKQQLPLELLDETIFKGRLSQLELEVAAFKQELSERELKKVAAQDQLKEIISNQVHLKKQSAKAEKLELELTEKLNDAISQSSFENQKSIEATLTELEEVVDWEKEVQQYEKEEYRITQRIAELENQLLSVEKPNVEIAESRLKEVAIERETMQEEQTRNQQIHMQNKKVLKEATEIIRSIQEQWDLLDEVTNLSAVANGDGDQSKMGFERYVLTYFLEEVLTIANGRLQQLSNNRYLFDLNREEGSRKTDTGLEINIYDDNAGGLRNVRTLSGGESFIAALALSLSLSEVVQQHAGGIQIETMFIDEGFGSLDEDALEEAMDALLQIEGSGRLVGIISHVKELKERIPDKLLVESNGTGKSKIKISHG, from the coding sequence TTGAAACCAATAAAATTAAATTTGCAGGCTTTCGGCCCATACTTAAATGAAACGATTGATTTTAGTTCCTTTTATGAACATCATATTTTTCTGATTGCTGGTAAAACTGGTGCAGGTAAAACAACCCTTTTTGATGCAATGAGTTATGCTTTATTTGGTAAAACCAATGGTTTAAATCGTGAGCCAAAAGAAATGCGATCAACTTTTGCAAAACCAAGTGAAGAAACAAAAGTTGTTTTTACTTTTTCGGCACAAAATAAAGTGTATCAAATAGAACGAATTCCTGAACAAGTCCTAGCCAAAAAACGCGGTGATGGAGTTAGGGAAGTTAAAGCTAAAGCCACAATCACAATTTTTGATGAATTTGGCAAAGAGCTAAACCATTTTACTAAGACTACAGAAGTCAATCAGATTGTTGAAGAAGTTGTTCAATTAGAAGATGAGCAATTTCGACAAATTATTATGTTGCCTCAAGGTGATTTCAGACGCTTTTTAAATGCGAATAGTAATGAAAAAGAAAAAATTCTACGCAAATTATTTGGTACAGAACCTTATCGTTTATTTAGTGAGAAGTTAAAAGAACAAAAAAAATTAATTAGTGTTGCTATTAAAGATCAAGAGAAAGAATTAATTACTACTTTACAACATGCTCGTTGGGTCACCGAGTTACCTGAAATTCTTGAGCTTGGACAAGCGCGAGGTAAAAAAGAGTTATCCTACTTAAAAGAACAGCAAGAGAATATGCATAATCAATTGCAAAAAAATGAAAAAAGAATTCAATTGCTAAAAGAAGAAGAAAATAAGAGGCAACTTGAGCTACAAAAAGTTCAAGCAGAAATCTTATTGTTTAACGAAAAGGAACAGCTATATTCTCAACAAAATATACACAAATCAGCAACAGAAAGAATAACGACTTTAAAAGAGAAATTAAATAAACTTAAGGAAGCAGAACTCATTCAACCATTATTAGTTCGACAATTAGAACTGAAAAATGAACTGGCTGAGTTAGCGACGGAAGTGCATTCTCTTGAGGATCAAAAAAAACTAGCTGAAAAAGAGCAAAATTATTGGGAAACTCTGTATCAAGAAAAGCTAGCTGAAAGTCCAGAACAAGAACGTCGTGAAATGAAGCTGATTGAATTGAAACAACAAAAAATAGTACTGGATGGTTATAGTCGAGTGCGACAAGAGGCTGAAAGATTAGCTGAAAAAATTAACTTATTAGATAGAGAAAAAGTAGCTTGTGGTAACCAGTTACAAGAAAAACAAAAACAAGAAATGGCGATTGTTCAAAAATTAGATCAATTAAAAGAAGTTGAACAACAGCTGAATCAGTTGGATAAAGAACAGACAAGGGTACAAACCATTGATCAAAAACTGGTTGAATTTAGTCAAATAGAAGAGAAAATTCAGCAGTTAAAAAACCAAGAAATAACAGTTAGAGACTCACTATTATTGGCTGAGGAAAAAGTAGCGGAAACAGAAAAAAATTATTTGAAAGCCAAAAGTGATTGGGCTAAAATTCAAATTAGGCGACTCGCTTTAGACTTAGAAGATGGTGCTCCTTGTCCAGTATGTGGGTCGGTGGAACATCCGTACTTACACAGCCAAGTTGAAGATATGGATGAATTTGAAACAATGAGCCAGGCAGAAAATCAATTGGATTTTTGGGAAAATGAATTAACAACAGTTAAAGAAACGGTTGCTAGTTTTAAAACCCGAATTGAAGGGCTACACGAGCAACTTGCTGATTCAGAAAGTCAATTAGAAAAACGAATGGAAAATGACCCACTTGCGACTAGATTGGAAAAAAGTAGTCTAGATCAACTAAAAAAAGAAGTTAAAGTGCAATTAGAGAAAATAGAAACACAGATAATGGAATTAAAGCAACAGCATTCAAAAGAAACAGAATTGTTAGAAGAGCAAAATAAATTAAAAAGTTTTATTGAGAAAAAATCTGCAGAATTAAATATAATAGAGCAGGATTATCAAAATGTATGGCAAGAGCAACTGGAGAAAAAGGGAGAATTAACCCAAATAAAACAACAATTACCTTTAGAATTACTAGATGAAACGATTTTTAAAGGGCGATTATCTCAATTGGAATTGGAAGTTGCAGCATTTAAGCAAGAACTTTCAGAACGTGAACTAAAAAAAGTAGCAGCACAAGATCAATTAAAAGAAATTATAAGTAATCAAGTTCATTTAAAAAAACAATCAGCCAAGGCTGAAAAATTAGAACTTGAGTTAACAGAAAAATTGAATGATGCGATTAGTCAGTCAAGTTTTGAAAACCAAAAGTCGATTGAAGCAACCTTGACTGAATTGGAAGAAGTAGTTGATTGGGAAAAGGAAGTTCAACAATACGAAAAAGAAGAGTATCGCATCACTCAACGGATAGCTGAATTAGAAAACCAGTTACTTTCTGTTGAAAAGCCAAATGTTGAGATTGCAGAATCGCGTCTTAAGGAAGTGGCTATTGAACGAGAAACTATGCAAGAAGAGCAGACAAGGAATCAACAAATTCACATGCAAAATAAAAAAGTTTTAAAAGAAGCGACTGAAATTATTCGTTCTATTCAAGAACAATGGGATTTATTAGATGAAGTAACGAATTTATCAGCAGTGGCTAATGGTGACGGTGATCAAAGTAAAATGGGCTTTGAGCGCTATGTTTTGACTTATTTTTTAGAAGAAGTCTTAACGATTGCTAACGGCCGATTACAACAATTATCAAATAATCGTTATTTATTTGATTTAAATCGTGAAGAAGGGTCAAGAAAAACAGATACAGGTTTAGAAATTAATATCTATGATGATAATGCTGGTGGTTTACGCAATGTCCGCACCCTATCTGGTGGAGAAAGCTTTATTGCGGCGTTAGCATTGTCGCTGTCACTATCTGAAGTTGTGCAACAGCATGCTGGTGGGATTCAAATCGAAACGATGTTTATTGATGAAGGTTTTGGTTCCTTAGATGAAGATGCATTGGAAGAAGCGATGGATGCCTTATTGCAAATTGAAGGTAGTGGGAGATTAGTCGGAATTATTAGCCATGTTAAAGAGCTTAAAGAACGGATTCCAGATAAGTTATTAGTTGAATCTAATGGTACCGGTAAGAGTAAAATTAAAATTAGTCATGGTTAA
- a CDS encoding DEAD/DEAH box helicase, giving the protein MKWSIPEKVIDRARIYVAEKRVLVITPFLEKKIWTAEVMGSEIYHVELDGTTRESDFCECPYWKDHGYCKHTVAVELALKEQGVSRVMTAENAEKMTAVLPDPGQELTESFTRVFLKENREIFLEVEDKLELMMEYKVEIKSTSNSLIRNNDEVLALSLRAGLDKLYIVKDVASFFESYHNQGTFDLNTNQTLDFKQIKITAEDSLILDFLGQQAASNEMMGVGSKEPKSIYSNKRYLVISPILAEETIQLIQENGKLQFFVGENKHKRMIFVPNQLPISFELFQQNQKISLYINNQTDARLKAYHWFIAKHAIFQPSKEQLRAYQPLQNFLQRYDGKEVVIDPINMPDFTAYVLPLLAKIGEVSIDEAIQDTFIQEPLKTKIYFTYHQDAVHAVVDFSYKNLVLSTDEKNNQLGDSGVQVIRDSQQELKILNSFKQFDYHRDETSYAKRMVRDDDFYTLFTKEIPFLEMDAEVYVDDLLDSMFLDQIDPETSIDVQNEGSLLDVRFDIKGITPDEVDQVLKSLVEKRSFHKLDNGVLLSLETDAFKHVSDVLAELRITKDFQNGKITLPSYRGLEVQETIGIEESNKRKLSRKFKNLIEDLNDPAHFEAEVPKNLEAELRPYQITGFKWLKMLAKYGFGGILADDMGLGKTIQVITFILSEIEDYGKNEPFLIVSPASLTYNWHHEIKKFAPSLESFVVSGTAEERQKRIEEVGPNQILITSYPSFRQDVEFYKKKKFSTLVLDESQMVKNYHTKTAQALRELTIRKRFALSGTPIENKIEELWAIFQLIMPGFFPPMKQFKTMPYPQIARMIQPFVLRRIKKDVLKELPDKIETDLYSSMTKEQKTVYLAYLQRIQDSVRSMSGDDFKRNRIEILAGLTRLRQICCDPRLFVDNYTGDSGKLEQLKELLQTAKENGQRVLLFSQFTSMLSIIEEELAQEGIETFYLSGQTKPKERIEMVDRFNAGEKEVFLISLKAGGTGLNLTGADTVILYDLWWNPAVEEQAAGRAHRLGQKKVVQVWRLIAEGTIEEKISQLQQEKKALFDQVITSEATDTKQLTQLTESDIREILNIGV; this is encoded by the coding sequence ATGAAGTGGAGCATACCTGAAAAAGTTATTGATCGCGCCAGAATATACGTAGCCGAAAAAAGGGTTCTTGTTATTACACCTTTTTTAGAAAAGAAAATTTGGACTGCGGAAGTAATGGGCAGCGAAATCTATCATGTAGAGCTAGATGGAACAACAAGAGAATCAGATTTTTGCGAATGCCCTTATTGGAAAGACCATGGGTACTGTAAGCATACAGTTGCAGTGGAATTAGCACTAAAAGAACAAGGTGTTAGTCGTGTGATGACAGCTGAAAATGCTGAGAAAATGACTGCTGTCTTACCTGATCCAGGACAAGAACTAACAGAATCCTTCACTCGTGTTTTTTTGAAAGAAAACCGTGAGATTTTTTTAGAAGTTGAGGATAAGCTTGAATTAATGATGGAATATAAAGTTGAGATAAAATCAACGAGCAATTCATTAATTAGAAATAATGATGAAGTCCTTGCTTTAAGTTTAAGAGCAGGCTTAGATAAATTATATATTGTTAAAGATGTCGCCAGTTTTTTTGAAAGCTATCACAATCAAGGAACTTTTGACTTAAATACAAATCAGACATTAGATTTTAAGCAAATCAAAATTACAGCTGAAGATAGCTTGATTTTAGATTTTTTAGGACAACAAGCAGCTTCTAATGAAATGATGGGTGTCGGCAGTAAAGAACCAAAATCAATTTATAGCAATAAACGTTATTTAGTTATTTCCCCAATTTTAGCAGAAGAAACCATTCAATTGATTCAAGAAAATGGTAAGCTACAATTTTTTGTTGGCGAAAACAAACATAAACGTATGATTTTTGTGCCCAATCAATTGCCAATCTCATTCGAACTATTTCAGCAAAACCAAAAGATTTCATTATATATTAATAACCAAACGGATGCGAGATTAAAAGCTTATCATTGGTTTATTGCGAAGCATGCCATTTTTCAACCCTCAAAAGAACAATTGAGAGCATATCAACCTTTGCAAAATTTTTTACAGCGATATGATGGGAAAGAAGTGGTCATTGATCCAATTAATATGCCTGATTTCACAGCCTATGTACTGCCGTTACTAGCAAAAATTGGTGAAGTTTCAATTGATGAAGCTATTCAAGATACCTTTATTCAAGAACCTTTAAAAACAAAAATTTATTTTACCTATCACCAAGATGCAGTTCATGCAGTTGTTGATTTCAGCTATAAAAACTTAGTATTATCAACAGATGAAAAAAACAATCAACTAGGCGATTCAGGTGTTCAAGTGATTCGAGATAGCCAACAAGAGTTGAAAATTTTAAATTCATTTAAACAATTTGACTATCATCGTGATGAAACAAGTTATGCGAAACGCATGGTTAGAGATGATGACTTTTATACATTATTTACCAAAGAAATACCTTTTTTGGAAATGGATGCAGAAGTTTATGTAGATGATTTATTAGATAGTATGTTTTTAGATCAAATTGATCCAGAAACGTCAATTGATGTTCAAAATGAAGGTTCACTTTTAGATGTTAGATTTGATATCAAAGGTATCACTCCAGACGAAGTTGATCAAGTGTTGAAAAGCTTAGTTGAAAAACGTTCTTTTCACAAATTGGACAATGGTGTATTGCTTTCATTAGAAACAGATGCATTTAAGCATGTTAGTGATGTTTTAGCCGAATTACGCATTACAAAGGATTTTCAAAATGGAAAAATCACATTACCAAGTTATCGTGGACTTGAAGTACAAGAGACAATTGGTATAGAAGAAAGCAATAAACGAAAGCTTTCAAGAAAATTTAAAAATCTAATTGAAGATTTAAATGACCCTGCTCACTTTGAGGCGGAAGTTCCTAAAAATCTAGAAGCTGAATTACGACCTTACCAAATAACAGGATTTAAATGGCTAAAAATGTTAGCTAAATACGGCTTTGGTGGGATTTTAGCAGATGACATGGGATTAGGGAAAACAATTCAAGTGATTACATTTATTTTATCTGAAATTGAGGATTATGGAAAAAACGAGCCATTCTTAATTGTTTCTCCAGCTTCACTAACCTATAACTGGCATCATGAAATCAAAAAATTTGCTCCTAGTTTAGAAAGCTTTGTCGTTTCGGGCACAGCAGAAGAGCGTCAAAAACGGATTGAAGAAGTTGGACCAAATCAAATTCTAATTACATCTTATCCTAGTTTTAGACAGGATGTAGAATTTTATAAAAAGAAAAAATTCAGTACATTAGTTTTAGATGAATCGCAAATGGTGAAAAATTACCATACGAAAACAGCACAAGCATTGCGAGAGTTAACAATTCGTAAACGTTTTGCCCTTAGTGGAACACCTATTGAGAATAAAATTGAAGAATTATGGGCGATATTCCAACTAATTATGCCAGGGTTTTTCCCGCCAATGAAACAATTTAAAACGATGCCGTATCCGCAAATTGCACGAATGATTCAACCTTTTGTTTTAAGACGTATCAAAAAAGACGTGCTTAAAGAGTTACCAGATAAAATTGAAACAGATTTATATAGCTCGATGACGAAAGAACAAAAAACGGTTTATTTAGCTTATCTACAACGAATTCAAGATAGTGTCAGAAGTATGAGCGGTGATGACTTTAAGCGCAATCGAATTGAAATTTTAGCAGGCTTAACTAGATTGCGCCAAATTTGTTGTGACCCCCGCTTATTTGTTGATAATTATACAGGAGACTCTGGTAAACTTGAGCAATTGAAAGAATTGCTACAAACGGCCAAAGAAAATGGACAGCGTGTCTTGCTCTTTTCTCAATTTACATCAATGCTGTCTATTATTGAAGAAGAACTGGCTCAAGAAGGAATTGAGACCTTCTACTTAAGCGGTCAAACGAAACCTAAAGAACGGATCGAGATGGTTGATCGATTTAATGCAGGTGAAAAAGAAGTATTCTTGATTTCACTAAAAGCCGGAGGTACTGGCTTGAATTTAACTGGAGCAGATACCGTTATTCTTTATGACTTATGGTGGAATCCAGCCGTTGAAGAACAGGCCGCTGGTAGAGCACATCGTCTAGGTCAGAAGAAAGTGGTTCAAGTCTGGCGCTTAATTGCGGAAGGTACAATTGAAGAGAAGATTAGCCAATTGCAACAAGAAAAGAAGGCTTTATTTGATCAAGTGATTACATCTGAAGCAACAGATACGAAACAATTGACTCAATTAACCGAATCTGATATTCGTGAGATTTTAAATATTGGGGTTTAA